The Methanospirillum lacunae DNA segment AAGTCCTGAACTTTATCGATATCTTCGGGAAACACAAGACAAGAGGTATCGATATCAATAATCTACTTAGAGCCCTCATCAGTTACAAATTAACGGATAACTTCAGCATTAAAAGAGCTCACGAGTGGATCAACCGGCCAGAGGTGCTTGCAGAATTTTCCCTCCCTCCCTTCAGCGAAAGAACACTTTACCGGGTTCTTGAAATCCTTGGTGCTAATCGGGGTGTAATCATCTCTGACATCCAGGATGTCCTATTTTTGAGGTATTATTTTGAGCACACTAACGCCAACATGGACTGGACCAGTATAGTCCTTCATGGTAATGAAGCCCATCTTGGAAAGTATGGGTACAGTCGGGATCATCGACCCGATAAAAAACAGATTACCGTTGGCGTTACAGAACTTTCCGACCCAATCAATATCCCAATTGGAATGACAATTGAACCTGGTAATCTCAATGATCAGACCCACTTCAAGAAGACATATCGGCAATCACGGAACCGGTTGAGGGAGGGTTCTCTGGTGATATTCGATAAAGGAGCGAACAGTGTCATCAATACCCAGATGATACGTGCAGATAATCTCCAGTATATCACCGGAAAGAAACTCAACAAGAGCGATGACAAGATAATTGCTGAATTTGAAGCCTATAATCCTCAGATTATTAATAAAGAGTCAGGGATTTACGGAATTAAAATTGAGAAGCCGAATAGTACTAACTATC contains these protein-coding regions:
- a CDS encoding IS1634 family transposase, with the protein product MQTKLRTNELEPNENISFPIGTIFLVDRLYEVLNFIDIFGKHKTRGIDINNLLRALISYKLTDNFSIKRAHEWINRPEVLAEFSLPPFSERTLYRVLEILGANRGVIISDIQDVLFLRYYFEHTNANMDWTSIVLHGNEAHLGKYGYSRDHRPDKKQITVGVTELSDPINIPIGMTIEPGNLNDQTHFKKTYRQSRNRLREGSLVIFDKGANSVINTQMIRADNLQYITGKKLNKSDDKIIAEFEAYNPQIINKESGIYGIKIEKPNSTNYLYFSEKLQKEQLESRARKVIREIKEAKAIQDSIDKNKALPKRFRINNLLVDVDYSIQTKLIELSEDDAVKLLEEKFITGREGFFCLKSSKNLTLTEALLTYRKKDSIEKIFNSLKNEIEIKPLRVWTDNSIYGALIIGFISQILVSLIRFEIPELKHTSTKFIKTALSNLTVTVDSWMRKTKRFIHSNFDAINTVILDHNWVVT